The proteins below come from a single Staphylococcus sp. MI 10-1553 genomic window:
- a CDS encoding MarR family winged helix-turn-helix transcriptional regulator, with protein MNDFFSLTLSLYRPYVKKIEPILNEHSLNLARWLVLKDIGYHQPTALVEIAKRRFIEKSTTHQILKVFEEKQLIVVTTDKNDKRHKWIELSKEGQVLFQSINKRILEMDDKILSEVKNDENFEHICQFMEQLLNRMKGS; from the coding sequence ATGAATGACTTTTTTTCTTTAACATTGTCGCTATATAGGCCATATGTTAAAAAAATAGAACCTATTTTGAATGAACACAGCTTGAATCTTGCGCGGTGGCTTGTGTTAAAAGATATTGGCTATCATCAACCGACTGCATTGGTGGAGATAGCGAAAAGACGTTTTATTGAAAAATCGACAACACATCAAATTTTAAAAGTTTTTGAAGAAAAGCAATTGATTGTGGTGACGACGGATAAAAATGATAAACGTCATAAATGGATTGAACTATCAAAAGAAGGTCAAGTTTTATTTCAATCGATCAACAAACGTATTTTAGAGATGGATGACAAAATTCTATCTGAAGTTAAAAACGATGAGAATTTTGAACACATATGTCAGTTTATGGAGCAATTATTAAATCGTATGAAAGGGAGTTAG
- a CDS encoding carboxylesterase family protein, with translation MMQIHDKQIKVCAFNQSYAAFQIPYAQNEGRLQYSSLLKWEDLDTVIDCSMRGRVFPQNPNRLSTVMGCRQEEKNQSEAAFHLNIFSSKQFKNKPVLFWIHGGGWLTGGGALPWYDGNHLAENEDIVVVTINYRIGALGAFQTEEGPKNLGLNDIINALTWVHNNIYYFGGDSDNITVGGQSAGAWYTAALLGHVDAHHLFNKAILASFPGQIKPLTALSSQQLSTQLQNYLAPKTMATATTQEILDAQNQVMTHLSHHQPSRIPTSFIPIESEQLSKDLIDQAVKVSGGNKDVMAWVTQNEMNAFKPHGNIADELDKMRVEEFEQPTKALLQQFEDKGSDVHFQIIDGGNDRLGAPHCFDLPLLFGNFEQWSNAPMLEGTKDQKLKAASRQLQQHVAQFMRA, from the coding sequence ATGATGCAGATTCATGATAAACAAATTAAAGTATGCGCATTCAATCAATCTTATGCAGCTTTTCAAATCCCTTATGCGCAAAATGAGGGCAGATTGCAGTATTCGTCCTTATTGAAATGGGAAGACTTAGATACGGTAATAGACTGTTCAATGAGAGGAAGGGTGTTTCCACAAAATCCGAATCGTCTCAGTACAGTGATGGGGTGTCGACAAGAGGAAAAGAATCAATCAGAAGCGGCTTTTCACTTAAACATTTTTAGCTCGAAACAATTTAAAAACAAACCTGTCCTCTTTTGGATACATGGTGGGGGCTGGTTGACTGGTGGAGGTGCGCTCCCTTGGTATGACGGTAACCATTTAGCTGAAAATGAAGATATTGTTGTCGTCACTATCAATTACCGCATTGGTGCATTAGGTGCCTTTCAAACAGAAGAAGGTCCGAAAAATCTCGGGTTAAATGATATCATCAACGCTTTAACGTGGGTGCATAACAATATTTATTACTTTGGTGGAGATTCTGACAATATCACTGTAGGCGGGCAGTCAGCAGGGGCATGGTATACAGCGGCTTTACTAGGTCATGTTGATGCACATCATTTATTTAACAAAGCCATCCTCGCAAGCTTTCCAGGTCAAATCAAGCCATTAACCGCACTTAGTTCACAACAGTTGTCCACGCAATTGCAAAACTATTTAGCACCCAAAACAATGGCAACTGCGACGACGCAAGAGATTTTAGATGCGCAAAATCAAGTCATGACACACCTTTCACATCACCAACCCAGTCGTATTCCTACAAGCTTTATTCCAATTGAAAGCGAACAATTATCCAAAGATTTGATTGATCAGGCAGTAAAAGTATCAGGTGGTAACAAAGATGTGATGGCTTGGGTGACTCAAAATGAAATGAATGCATTTAAGCCACATGGTAACATAGCTGATGAACTTGACAAAATGAGGGTTGAGGAATTTGAACAACCGACAAAAGCATTATTACAGCAATTTGAAGATAAAGGCAGTGACGTTCACTTTCAAATCATTGACGGGGGAAATGACAGACTTGGCGCACCGCATTGTTTCGATTTACCACTCTTATTTGGAAACTTTGAACAATGGTCGAATGCCCCGATGCTTGAAGGAACAAAAGATCAAAAATTAAAAGCAGCCTCAAGACAGTTACAACAACACGTAGCGCAGTTTATGAGAGCATAA
- the cas2 gene encoding CRISPR-associated endonuclease Cas2, with protein sequence MDFKKEKLINKGIYVEVRYLRLILMFDLPVETSSERRAYRQFVKFLTNEGYVRLQFSIYCKLIFNSSTLNHQITKLKSVVPSNGIVQALVVTENQFSNMKYLVGTPPKGQIGLSSERVIEL encoded by the coding sequence ATGGATTTTAAAAAAGAAAAATTGATTAATAAGGGGATATATGTTGAGGTGAGATATTTGAGATTAATTTTAATGTTCGACTTACCAGTAGAGACATCGAGTGAAAGACGTGCATATCGGCAATTTGTTAAATTTCTAACGAATGAAGGGTATGTGAGACTCCAATTCTCTATATATTGTAAGTTAATTTTTAACAGTTCTACATTAAATCATCAAATCACAAAATTAAAAAGTGTGGTACCTTCAAATGGAATAGTCCAGGCGTTGGTTGTAACAGAAAATCAGTTTTCAAATATGAAGTATCTAGTTGGAACCCCTCCAAAAGGCCAAATAGGCTTAAGTTCTGAAAGAGTGATTGAATTATGA
- the lacG gene encoding 6-phospho-beta-galactosidase — protein sequence MKKLPKDFIFGGATAAYQAEGATNIDGKGRVAWDTYLEENYWYTAEPASDFYHRYPVDLELSEKFGVNGIRISIAWSRIFPTGYGEVNPQGVDYYHRLFKECIKRNVEPFVTLHHFDTPETLHSNGDFLNRDNIQHFVDYAEFCFNEFKEVNYWTTFNEIGPIGDGQYLVGKFPPGIQYHFEKVFQSHHNMMVAHAKAVVLFKEQGHQGEIGVVHALPTKYPFNPDNPEDVRAAELEDILHNKFILDATYLGHYSEKTMEGVNHILSVNGGKLDLREEDFEILEAAKDLNDFLGINYYMSDWMRGFEGESEITHNSKGDKGGSKYQLKGVGQREFDVDVPRTDWDWMIYPQGLYDQIMRVKNDYPNYKKIYITENGLGYKDDFVDNTVQDDARIDYVKQHLEVIADTIEDGANVKGYFIWSLMDVFSWSNGYEKRYGLFYVDFETQERYPKKSAYWYKKLAETQIIE from the coding sequence ATGAAAAAGTTACCGAAAGACTTTATTTTTGGCGGTGCTACAGCAGCATATCAAGCTGAAGGTGCAACAAATATTGACGGTAAAGGCAGAGTAGCATGGGATACTTATTTGGAAGAAAACTATTGGTACACAGCTGAGCCGGCGAGTGACTTTTATCATCGTTATCCGGTTGACTTAGAGTTAAGTGAAAAATTTGGTGTGAATGGTATACGGATTTCAATCGCATGGTCACGGATTTTTCCAACAGGTTACGGTGAAGTAAACCCCCAAGGTGTAGATTATTATCATCGTCTTTTTAAAGAGTGTATTAAAAGAAATGTTGAACCTTTCGTAACATTACATCATTTCGATACTCCAGAAACTCTGCATTCGAATGGCGATTTTCTTAACAGAGATAATATCCAACATTTTGTGGATTATGCTGAATTTTGTTTTAACGAGTTTAAAGAAGTGAATTATTGGACAACATTCAATGAAATCGGACCTATTGGAGATGGGCAATATCTCGTAGGTAAATTTCCTCCGGGTATTCAATATCATTTTGAAAAAGTGTTTCAATCACACCATAATATGATGGTTGCACATGCTAAAGCAGTTGTTTTATTTAAGGAACAAGGTCATCAAGGAGAAATTGGTGTTGTTCATGCTTTACCTACAAAATATCCTTTTAACCCGGACAATCCTGAAGATGTTCGTGCAGCTGAATTAGAAGATATTCTTCACAATAAATTCATTTTAGACGCCACGTATTTAGGACATTATTCCGAAAAGACTATGGAGGGTGTCAATCATATTCTAAGCGTGAATGGTGGTAAATTGGACTTAAGAGAAGAAGATTTTGAAATATTAGAAGCTGCCAAAGACCTAAATGATTTCTTAGGTATTAATTATTATATGAGTGATTGGATGCGTGGTTTTGAAGGTGAAAGTGAAATAACGCATAATTCAAAAGGAGATAAAGGTGGCTCAAAATATCAACTGAAAGGGGTCGGACAACGTGAATTTGATGTGGATGTCCCTAGAACAGATTGGGATTGGATGATTTATCCACAAGGTTTATATGATCAAATCATGCGTGTTAAAAATGATTACCCGAATTATAAAAAAATCTATATCACTGAAAATGGATTAGGTTACAAAGATGATTTTGTTGATAATACAGTTCAAGACGATGCGCGTATTGATTACGTAAAACAACATTTAGAAGTGATTGCAGATACCATTGAGGATGGCGCCAATGTGAAAGGTTACTTCATTTGGTCGTTAATGGACGTGTTCTCTTGGTCAAATGGTTATGAAAAGCGTTATGGCTTATTCTATGTTGATTTTGAAACACAAGAACGCTATCCGAAAAAGAGTGCATATTGGTATAAGAAACTCGCAGAAACACAAATTATTGAATAG
- the cas9 gene encoding type II CRISPR RNA-guided endonuclease Cas9 (Cas9, originally named Csn1, is the large, multifunctional signature protein of type II CRISPR/Cas systems. It is well known even to general audiences because its RNA-guided endonuclease activity has made it a popular tool for custom editing of eukaryotic genomes.): MAQKPYILSLDIGTGSVGYACMDKEFNILKYYDKDAIGVYLFDGALTAQERRQFRTARRRNNRRIKRLGLLQEILAPLVQNPNFYQFQRQFTWKNDNMDFKNKSLSEVLSFLRYAPKKYPTIYHLQEALLLKDEKFEPELIYIALYHLVKYRGHFLFNYLNIENLSNNDNMEDFVELIEVYEKLNNISLNLDYEKKKEIFDILQDNEMTKNDREKAVVKIEKELKQFSKMLLGLKFNEGDLFNHADNAEELKEAKQSHSFADNYEENLTSFLTVEQLELIERANKIYLSFTLQDILNGNKSMAISKVAAYDKFKNELKQVKDIVYKADPTKVQFKKIFVSSKESLKQYEAIPNDENFSALCLFDQYVIRPKKQYSSFIKELKKIIPQDSELYFEAENDTLLKVLNTTDNASIPMQISLYEAETILRNQQKYHAEITDEIIEKVLSLIQFRIPYYVGPLVNDQATAKFGWMERKSNEPIKPWNFDEVVDRSKSATQFIRRMTNKCTYLMNEDVLPKNSLLYQEMELLNELNAIQVRFQTDPKNRKYRLIPQIKLFAVEHIFKKYKTVSHSKFLEIMLNSNHRENFMNHGERLSIFGTQDDKKFVSKLSSYQDMTKIFGNIDDKRAQIEEIIQWITIFEDKKILVQKLKENYPELTSQQINQLKKLNYSGWGRLSEKLLTHSHQGHSIIELLRHSDENFMEILTNDDYGFQNFIKEENQVQSNTIQYQDIANLATSPALKKGIWSTIKLVRELTSIFGEPEKIIMEFATEDQQKGKKQKSRKQLWDDNVKKNKLKSVDEYKYIIDVANKLNNEQLQQEKLWLYLSQNGKCMYSGKSIDLDTLLSSNATKYYEVDHIIPRSFIKDDSIDNKVLVIKAMNQTKGDQVPLQFIHHPYERIAYWKSLNKAGLISDSKLHKLMKPEFNAMDKEGFIQRQLVETRQISVHVRDFLKEEYPDAKVIPMKAKMVTEFRKKFDIPKIRQMNDAHHAIDAYLNGVVYHGAQLAYPNVDLFDFNFKWEKVREKWKALGEFNTKQKTRELFFFKKLEKMEVSQGERLISKIKLDMNHFKINYSKKLANIPQQFYKQTALSPKTAELKYESDKSTDAVYSSLTTYQTFVVAIKTATKKGKVKMQYQMIDHYVFDFYKFKNGNEKELALYLARRENKEEVLDAHIVYSLNKGDLLYINNHPCYFVSSNEVINAKQFELTVEKQLSLYNALNNKETSVEELVNVYDDIAEKVTNEYRHYLNSALKEERVKTLFSQSNQSHEDFVKALDELFKVVKASAVRSEKIGSRKNSMSNRAFLGKGRDVKIAYTSISGLKTTKPKSLFKLAESRNEL, translated from the coding sequence ATGGCTCAAAAACCTTATATTTTAAGTCTCGATATTGGTACGGGAAGTGTCGGTTATGCGTGTATGGATAAAGAATTTAACATTTTAAAGTACTATGACAAAGATGCGATAGGTGTATACTTATTTGACGGTGCACTAACAGCTCAAGAACGTAGACAGTTTCGAACGGCAAGAAGAAGAAATAATCGTCGTATTAAACGATTAGGTCTTTTACAAGAGATTTTGGCGCCTTTAGTTCAAAATCCAAACTTTTATCAATTTCAAAGACAGTTCACTTGGAAAAATGATAACATGGATTTTAAAAACAAAAGTCTTTCTGAGGTTTTAAGCTTCTTACGCTATGCTCCTAAAAAGTATCCAACGATTTATCATTTACAAGAAGCACTCTTATTAAAAGATGAAAAATTCGAGCCTGAACTTATCTATATAGCGTTATACCATTTAGTGAAATATAGAGGCCACTTTCTTTTCAATTATTTAAATATCGAAAACTTATCTAACAATGACAATATGGAGGATTTTGTAGAACTGATTGAGGTATATGAAAAGCTCAATAACATTTCATTGAACCTTGATTATGAGAAGAAAAAGGAAATCTTTGATATTTTGCAAGATAACGAAATGACTAAAAACGATCGGGAAAAAGCTGTTGTTAAAATTGAGAAAGAACTTAAACAATTTTCAAAAATGCTGTTAGGTCTTAAATTTAATGAAGGTGACCTATTTAATCATGCTGACAATGCAGAGGAGTTAAAAGAAGCGAAACAATCGCATTCTTTTGCTGATAATTATGAGGAGAACTTAACGTCATTTTTAACGGTAGAGCAATTGGAATTGATTGAGCGTGCTAACAAAATTTATTTGTCGTTTACGCTTCAAGATATATTAAATGGGAATAAGTCAATGGCCATATCAAAAGTAGCAGCTTACGATAAATTTAAAAATGAATTAAAACAAGTGAAAGACATTGTATATAAGGCGGATCCAACGAAAGTACAATTTAAAAAGATTTTCGTTTCGAGTAAGGAAAGTTTAAAACAATATGAAGCGATTCCGAATGACGAAAATTTCAGTGCGCTCTGTTTATTCGATCAATATGTAATTCGACCTAAAAAGCAATATTCATCATTTATCAAGGAACTCAAAAAAATCATCCCTCAAGATAGTGAATTATATTTTGAAGCGGAAAATGACACGTTGTTAAAAGTTTTAAATACAACAGATAATGCAAGTATCCCGATGCAAATCAGTTTGTATGAAGCTGAAACTATTTTGAGAAACCAACAAAAGTATCATGCTGAAATCACTGATGAAATAATTGAAAAAGTTTTAAGCCTCATTCAATTTAGAATCCCTTATTATGTCGGGCCACTTGTTAACGACCAAGCAACAGCAAAATTTGGTTGGATGGAAAGAAAATCCAATGAACCCATTAAACCATGGAACTTTGATGAAGTTGTGGATCGTTCGAAAAGTGCCACTCAATTCATTAGACGGATGACGAATAAATGTACATATTTGATGAATGAAGATGTGTTGCCGAAAAATAGTTTGTTGTATCAAGAAATGGAATTATTGAATGAATTGAATGCGATTCAGGTAAGATTTCAAACAGATCCAAAAAATCGTAAATACAGATTGATACCTCAAATTAAATTATTTGCAGTAGAACACATCTTTAAGAAGTATAAAACAGTGAGTCATAGCAAATTTTTAGAAATCATGTTGAATTCGAATCATCGCGAAAATTTTATGAATCACGGCGAAAGGCTGTCTATTTTTGGAACGCAAGATGATAAAAAGTTTGTATCGAAATTATCTTCCTATCAAGACATGACTAAAATTTTTGGAAATATTGATGATAAAAGAGCACAAATTGAAGAAATCATTCAATGGATTACTATTTTTGAAGATAAAAAGATATTAGTCCAAAAATTGAAAGAGAACTATCCAGAGTTAACGTCACAACAAATCAATCAATTGAAAAAGTTGAATTACTCGGGTTGGGGAAGATTGAGTGAAAAACTATTAACGCACTCGCATCAGGGCCACTCTATAATTGAATTGTTGAGACATTCTGATGAAAACTTTATGGAAATATTAACAAATGATGATTATGGCTTTCAGAATTTTATAAAAGAAGAGAATCAAGTGCAATCAAACACAATTCAATACCAAGATATCGCAAATTTAGCAACCTCTCCAGCATTGAAAAAGGGCATCTGGTCAACGATAAAACTGGTGAGAGAATTGACTTCAATATTTGGTGAACCAGAAAAGATTATTATGGAATTTGCGACTGAAGATCAACAGAAAGGTAAAAAACAGAAAAGTCGAAAACAATTATGGGATGACAATGTTAAGAAAAACAAATTAAAATCAGTGGATGAATACAAATACATCATTGACGTCGCTAATAAATTGAATAATGAACAGTTACAACAAGAAAAGTTATGGTTGTACTTATCTCAAAATGGTAAGTGTATGTATTCAGGGAAAAGTATAGATTTAGATACACTATTATCTTCAAATGCGACAAAATATTACGAAGTGGACCATATTATTCCACGAAGCTTTATTAAAGATGATTCAATCGATAATAAAGTGTTAGTTATTAAAGCTATGAACCAAACGAAAGGGGATCAAGTCCCGTTACAATTTATTCATCACCCCTATGAAAGAATCGCTTACTGGAAAAGTTTAAATAAAGCGGGATTAATTAGTGACAGTAAATTGCATAAATTAATGAAACCGGAATTTAATGCAATGGACAAGGAGGGATTTATCCAACGTCAGCTCGTCGAAACGCGGCAGATTTCGGTACATGTGAGAGATTTCCTTAAAGAAGAATATCCGGATGCAAAAGTGATTCCAATGAAGGCGAAAATGGTGACTGAATTTAGAAAGAAATTTGATATTCCTAAAATACGTCAAATGAACGATGCACATCACGCGATTGATGCCTATTTGAATGGTGTCGTATATCACGGAGCGCAACTTGCTTATCCTAATGTAGATTTATTTGATTTCAATTTTAAATGGGAGAAAGTAAGAGAGAAATGGAAAGCTTTAGGTGAGTTCAACACGAAGCAAAAGACGAGAGAACTATTCTTTTTCAAAAAACTCGAAAAAATGGAAGTGAGCCAAGGTGAACGGCTTATTTCAAAAATCAAGTTAGATATGAATCATTTTAAAATCAATTACTCTAAAAAGTTAGCAAATATACCACAACAATTTTATAAACAAACAGCACTATCGCCAAAAACAGCAGAACTAAAGTATGAATCTGATAAAAGTACAGATGCAGTTTATTCGAGTCTCACTACTTATCAAACATTTGTCGTCGCAATCAAAACAGCGACTAAAAAAGGAAAAGTGAAAATGCAATATCAAATGATTGATCATTATGTGTTTGATTTTTATAAATTTAAAAATGGTAATGAGAAAGAGCTAGCATTATACTTAGCGCGACGTGAGAATAAAGAGGAGGTATTAGATGCCCATATCGTTTATTCACTTAATAAAGGTGACTTGTTATACATTAATAATCATCCATGCTATTTTGTTTCGAGCAATGAAGTAATTAATGCAAAACAATTCGAGTTAACTGTTGAGAAACAACTTTCTTTATACAATGCGTTGAACAATAAAGAAACAAGTGTTGAAGAGTTAGTAAATGTATATGATGATATAGCTGAAAAAGTGACGAACGAATATCGCCATTATTTAAACAGTGCGTTAAAAGAGGAAAGAGTTAAAACACTTTTCTCTCAATCAAATCAAAGTCATGAAGATTTTGTAAAAGCATTAGACGAATTATTTAAAGTCGTTAAAGCATCAGCAGTAAGATCAGAAAAGATAGGAAGTCGAAAAAACAGTATGAGTAATCGTGCATTTTTAGGAAAAGGGAGAGATGTTAAAATCGCATATACATCAATTTCAGGTTTGAAAACAACGAAACCTAAGTCATTGTTTAAATTAGCGGAGTCTAGAAATGAGCTTTAG
- the cas1 gene encoding type II CRISPR-associated endonuclease Cas1, protein MNQLIVKGENLSRIPLNEILCLVIEHPNVSMTGHLMNALSDQKIVTILCNTKHLPNTVLLPLYGHHRQVRLIQNQISWKSERKAELWQLLVKYKILNQKQVVQEFFKESSTDLFDAFVNSVELDDSTNREGHAAKVYFNIILDHGHARGDDTAQNAAMDYGYQVLLAIVARTIVSKGYLTELGIKHRNEFNIYNLASDFMEIFRPLIDYLVLKNVEQQFETDQKRAILNILNRRLIVDNKRYFFLNAVEIYVDSLFKYLSSGDIEVIKIPTWTY, encoded by the coding sequence ATGAATCAATTAATTGTTAAAGGTGAAAATTTAAGTCGTATTCCTTTAAATGAAATCCTGTGTCTAGTCATTGAACACCCTAACGTTTCAATGACTGGACATCTCATGAATGCATTAAGTGATCAGAAGATTGTAACGATTTTATGTAATACGAAACATTTGCCGAATACAGTTTTACTCCCCCTATACGGTCATCATAGACAAGTGAGACTCATCCAAAATCAAATCAGCTGGAAAAGTGAAAGAAAAGCAGAACTTTGGCAGCTATTAGTCAAATACAAAATTTTAAATCAAAAGCAAGTTGTTCAAGAATTTTTTAAAGAAAGTAGTACAGACTTATTTGACGCGTTTGTGAATAGTGTAGAGTTAGATGATAGTACCAATCGTGAAGGACATGCGGCAAAAGTTTATTTTAACATCATACTAGACCATGGGCATGCACGGGGTGATGACACTGCTCAAAATGCTGCTATGGATTATGGTTATCAAGTATTATTAGCGATTGTAGCAAGAACGATTGTAAGTAAGGGCTATCTTACTGAATTGGGCATCAAACACCGTAATGAATTCAATATTTATAATTTAGCGTCTGACTTTATGGAGATTTTCAGACCACTCATAGATTATTTGGTTTTAAAAAATGTAGAGCAACAATTTGAAACAGACCAAAAAAGAGCAATACTGAATATTTTAAATAGAAGGTTAATAGTTGATAATAAAAGATATTTTTTTCTAAATGCTGTAGAAATCTATGTAGACAGTTTATTTAAATATTTGTCAAGTGGAGATATAGAAGTTATAAAAATACCAACTTGGACATATTAA
- a CDS encoding MFS transporter: MYLLMVVMARYTIQTFDTTDSIGGLVAGLFVIGSLLGRFMTGRFVDNVGPRKLLVVGSILLLITQALYFVEGSLMLLIIVRILNGMATAVVTTATGAVAGYLTPENRKGEGIAMFGLSLIVGAAIGPFFGLYLSEHYPMEVIFTLCIVIGVISFASVFFLNVEFPQAEQPVHATHQKFSIHKYFAVEAVPVGIVTLLIAVGYSSLLSFIQFFATENHFESISSYYFIVYAIAALVTRPIAGQLMDEYNENVVNIPAFISFALSLFLLGITQNPIAFFVSAILAGIGYGNLASTLQAVAVKVVPFHKIGLATATFFIGLDVGLGFGPFVLGMFTAKIGFANIYICMGVLLVLTLIFYYFVHGKRMKNIYGKQLSQH, from the coding sequence ATGTATTTGCTAATGGTCGTGATGGCCAGATATACCATACAAACATTTGATACGACTGATAGTATTGGGGGATTAGTTGCTGGATTATTCGTTATTGGTTCACTTTTAGGTCGTTTTATGACAGGTCGATTTGTTGATAATGTTGGACCTCGAAAGCTGTTAGTCGTAGGGTCGATTTTATTACTGATTACGCAAGCATTGTATTTTGTTGAAGGTTCATTAATGTTGTTAATTATCGTACGTATACTCAATGGGATGGCGACAGCGGTAGTGACGACTGCAACGGGTGCTGTCGCTGGTTATTTAACACCAGAAAATCGTAAAGGTGAAGGGATTGCGATGTTTGGATTGAGTTTGATTGTCGGTGCAGCTATTGGACCGTTTTTTGGTTTATACCTTTCAGAGCACTATCCTATGGAAGTCATTTTTACGTTATGTATCGTCATTGGTGTCATCAGTTTCGCTAGTGTTTTCTTCCTTAATGTTGAATTTCCTCAAGCTGAACAACCTGTTCATGCGACGCATCAAAAGTTCAGCATTCATAAATATTTTGCTGTTGAAGCAGTACCTGTTGGCATTGTCACGTTACTCATTGCCGTTGGTTACTCCTCACTGCTGTCATTTATTCAATTTTTTGCGACAGAAAATCACTTCGAATCCATTTCCAGCTATTACTTTATCGTTTACGCGATTGCTGCATTAGTGACACGTCCTATCGCCGGTCAATTGATGGACGAATACAATGAAAATGTCGTTAATATTCCAGCGTTTATTTCATTTGCACTCAGCCTATTTTTACTTGGTATTACCCAAAATCCAATTGCGTTTTTCGTTTCGGCTATTTTAGCAGGTATCGGTTATGGCAACTTAGCGTCGACTTTACAAGCGGTTGCGGTAAAAGTTGTGCCGTTTCACAAAATCGGTTTAGCGACTGCCACATTTTTCATTGGATTGGATGTAGGTCTCGGTTTTGGTCCATTTGTGCTCGGTATGTTCACGGCTAAAATCGGTTTTGCCAATATTTATATTTGTATGGGTGTTTTACTCGTACTTACACTCATTTTTTACTATTTCGTACATGGTAAACGTATGAAAAACATTTACGGTAAACAACTTTCTCAACATTAA